In Salvelinus alpinus chromosome 22, SLU_Salpinus.1, whole genome shotgun sequence, one genomic interval encodes:
- the LOC139549411 gene encoding potassium voltage-gated channel subfamily E member 4-like has product MERSDNFTTSQLLPLQRANDASQTDKSNGNAYVYIFIVISFYGVFLVGIMLGYVRSKRREKRRSNVFRRLVHEEEQREWGARQKKHSITMPSFQVSLPFSAGSQGLYEGRVLSSPLACALCSIEQSSVSSLCSSADVRLAIEEESDSGTAEGPDETLKGSSLDDFAEIQILREEL; this is encoded by the coding sequence ATGGAGAGGTCAGACAACTTTACAACGTCCCAACTTCTTCCCCTGCAGAGGGCTAATGACGCATCCCAAACTGACAAAAGCAACGGCAACGCATACGTGTACATTTTCATAGTAATCTCCTTTTATGGGGTCTTCCTCGTTGGTATAATGCTGGGCTACGTTCGCTCCAAAAGGCGGGAGAAGAGAAGGTCTAATGTTTTTAGGCGTCTGGTGCACGAGGAGGAGCAGCGGGAATGGGGCGCGCGGCAAAAGAAGCACAGCATCACCATGCCCTCGTTCCAGGTGTCGCTTCCCTTCTCCGCGGGGAGCCAGGGCCTCTATGAAGGAAGGGTCCTGAGCTCCCCTCTGGCCTGCGCCCTGTGCTCCATTGAGCAAAGCAGCGTCAGTTCACTGTGCTCCTCCGCCGACGTGCGCCTCGCCATCGAGGAGGAGTCGGACAGCGGTACGGCGGAGGGACCGGACGAGACCCTGAAGGGCAGCTCTCTCGACGACTTCGCGGAGATACAGATACTCCGAGAGGAACTGTGA